Proteins from a single region of Argiope bruennichi chromosome 6, qqArgBrue1.1, whole genome shotgun sequence:
- the LOC129971895 gene encoding speckle-type POZ protein B-like, which yields MERRNQYLPNDVFSLSCECVYSSGKVLFEYCGCGMIFPEFENEVVAIRKEQTILKDKSQNTSHLMKDLKSMYEDAICSNAVLRTSTSTFPVHKGILSARSPVFRSMFSSDMKENNSGYVDIDDFEDDIVHRMLLYMYTDSLEDLRFENAPNLYRIADKYQIFSLRNECSSFLKDGLCRSNACNFLVFADLHNDDDLKTAAQGYIMVQRKEFFGSEEWRQFMRTHTDIAADIMCRKICEQ from the coding sequence ATGGaaagaagaaatcaatatttACCAAATGATGTCTTCTCGCTCAGTTGTGAATGTGTTTATTCAAGTGGAAAAGTTCTCTTTGAATATTGCGGGTGTGGCATGATTTTTCCTGAATTTGAGAATGAAGTTGTTGCCATCAGAAAAgaacaaactattttaaaagataaatctcAAAACACATCACATCTGATGAAGGACTTGAAATCCATGTATGAAGATGCCATCTGCAGCAACGCGGTGCTCCGTACTTCGACTAGTACATTTCCCGTTCACAAGGGCATTTTAAGCGCCAGGTCTCCAGTGTTCAGGAGCATGTTCAGCAGTGACATGAAAGAGAATAACAGCGGATATGTCGATATCGACGATTTCGAGGATGACATCGTACACCGAATGCTGCTGTACATGTACACTGATTCATTGGAAGATCTGCGGTTTGAAAATGCACCCAATTTGTACAGGATTGcagataagtatcaaattttctCCCTAAGAAATGAATGTTCTTCTTTCCTGAAAGATGGCTTGTGCCGATCAAATGCgtgtaattttttagtttttgctGATCTACACAACGATGATGACCTAAAAACAGCTGCGCAGGGTTATATAATGGTacagagaaaagaattttttggttCTGAAGAATGGAGGCAATTCATGAGAACTCATACTGATATTGCTGCTGATATTATGTGCAGAAAGATTTGTGAACAGTAA